From Pan paniscus chromosome 9, NHGRI_mPanPan1-v2.0_pri, whole genome shotgun sequence, the proteins below share one genomic window:
- the LMNTD2 gene encoding lamin tail domain-containing protein 2, whose protein sequence is MATVYSPSLPGLLGGRASEQESVSGHLGPPAGAPAAPETPTCLPDTTPHPAPVVCSADPQLALESLDPRTLRLLWRQRELEIQALRWAVQNGEDARLCHILEEVAGLPPKRSSHSQEKLLQNQVQKLTQELKKQKERAQWEKEHLEERLLQTTRTLQEMEAELQNLQKSCLLQLARSSWVGRMLRSQTGSVEVVTAETLMDPSDLSENIQAPTGEGFRLEDVDWNSVARRYPNLFTNMEPSSKQKQPRPWPQLDTGSPESSGKYSERHHKTVEWGSLPCLNTSSSGGADSDSSSCRPGLPSFVQVIGHPPRDHRASSEQALVQAGSYSRDSEDLQKTHSPRHGEPVLSPQPCTDPDHWSPELLQSPTGLKIVAVSCREKFVRIFNPSQESTADLSGMVLKQLVRGFPQRLYRFPPGTLLAPRHHVTVWGETTRSAKKPLRASSSREPVPLLSIRGCATLLLSPKGEVLSEHRIPRRETPAPRVFADGTDLSIDRFPLPEAGPGADTRKPPRPPRPLRKGRVREPRVSRRRPGTRGLLPPMSSGKLFHAREGPARPENPEIPAPQHLPAIPGDPTLPSPPAEAGLGLEDCRLQKEHRVRVCRKSVDRSCPLVALSVQNTAESRFGFRFLSCLPVTADTCRGA, encoded by the exons atggcaaCGGTATACAGCCCTTCCCTCCCAGGCCTGCTTGGAGGTCGGGCCTCAG AGCAAGAGTCGGTCAGTGGTCACCTGGGACCTCCAGCAGGCGCACCTGCAGCCCCCGAGACTCCCACATGCCTGCCAGACACCACGCCCCACCCCGCACCGGTGGTCTGCTCTGCCGACCCGCA gtTGGCTCTTGAGTCCCTGGACCCTCGCACACTGCGGCTGTTGTGGAGACAGCGAGAACTGGAGATCCAGGCCTTGCGGTGGGCCGTCCAGAATGGCGAGGACGCCCGGCTCTGCCACATCCTGGAAGAGGTGGCGGGGCTTCCGCCCAAGAG GAGCTCCCACAGTCAGGAGAAACTCCTGCAGAACCAGGTCCAGAAGCTGACCCAGGAGTTGAAGAAACAGAAGGAGCGAGCCCAGTGG GAGAAGGAGCACCTGGAGGAGCGGCTGCTGCAGACCACTCGCACgctccaggagatggaggccgaGCTGCAGAACTTGCAGAAGTCCTGCCTCCTGCAGCTGGCCCGCTCCTCGTGGGTGGGCCGCATGCTACGATCCCAGACTGGCAGTGTGGAG GTAGTGACAGCAGAGACTCTGATGGACCCAAGCGACCTCTCTGAAAACATTCAGGCCCCCACCGGGGAG GGCTTTCGGCTGGAGGACGTGGACTGGAACAGCGTTGCCCGCCGGTACCCCAACCTCTTCACCAACATGGAGCCCAGCTCAAAGCAAAA GCAGCCCCGGCCCTGGCCACAGCTGGACACAGGGAGCCCAGAGTCCTCTGGAAAGTATTCCGAGCGGCATCACAAGACCGTGGAGTGGGGCTCCCTGCCCTGTCTGAACACCAGCAGCTCAGGGGGCGCTGACTCTGACTCCAGCAGCTGCCGGCCGGGCCTGCCTTCCTTCGTGCAGGTGATAGGGCACCCGCCCCGGGACCACCGCGCTTCCTCCGAGCAAGCGCTGGTGCAGGCCGGGAGCTACAGCAGGGACTCAGAAG ATCTCCAGAAAACCCACTCACCCAGGCACGGCGAGCCGGTCCTGTCGCCCCAGCCCTGCACAGACCCCGACCACTGGAGCCCGGAACTCCTGCAGAG CCCGACAGGCCTGAAGATCGTGGCTGTGAGCTGCCGGGAGAAGTTCGTCCGCATCTTCAACCCATCGCAGGAGAGCACGGCCGACCTGAGCGGCATGGTGCTGAAGCAGCTGGTGCGCGGCTTCCCGCAGCGCCTGTACCGCTTCCCGCCGGGCACGCTGCTGGCCCCGCGGCACCACGTCACG GTCTGGGGCGAGACGACCCGCAGCGCCAAGAAGCCGCTGCGCGCGTCCTCGAGCCGGGAGCCCGTTCCCCTCCTCTCCATCCGCGGCTGCGCGACGCTGCTCCTGAGCCCCAAGGGCGAG GTCCTCAGTGAGCACCGGATCCCACGCCGCGAGACTCCGGCCCCGAGGGTCTTCGCCGACGGCACCGACTTGTCCATCGACCGCTTCCCGCTCCCTGAGGCCGGGCCCGGCGCCGACACCCGCAAGCCGCCGCGCCCACCTCGACCCCTGCGCAAAGGCCGGGTGCGGGAGCCCCGGGTCAGTCGCCGGAGACCAGG GACGCGGGGCCTGCTGCCCCCAATGAGCTCGGGGAAGCTCTTCCACGCGCGGGAGGGGCCTGCGCGGCCCGAGAACCCCGAGATCCCCGCGCCGCAGCACCTGCCCGCCATCCCGGGTGACCCCACCCTGCCGTCGCCTCCCGCAGAGGCCGGGCTGGGCCTGGAGGACTGTCGGCTCCAGAAAGAGCACCGAGTTCGG GTGTGCCGGAAGAGCGTGGACCGTAGCTGCCCCCTGGTGGCCCTGTCGGTGCAGAACACGGCGGAGAGCAGATTCGGCTTCCGCTTCCTCAGCTGCCTGCCGGTCACCGCGGACACCTGCCGCGGCGCCTAG
- the RASSF7 gene encoding ras association domain-containing protein 7 isoform X1, whose translation MLLGLAAMELKVWVDGIQRVVCGVSEQTTCQEVVIALAQAIGQTGRFVLVQRLREKERQLLPQECPVGAQATCGQFASDVQFVLRRTGPSLAGRPSSDSCPPPERCLIRASLPVKPRAALGCEPRKTLTPGPAPSLSRPGPAASVTPTPGCCTDLRGLELRVQRNAEELGHEAFWEQELRREQAREREGQARLQALSAATAEHAARLQALDAQARALEAELQLAAEAPGPPSPMASATERLHQDLAVQERQSAEVQGSLALVSRALEAAERALQAQAQELEELNRELRQCNLQQFIQQTGAALPPPPRPDRGPPGTQGPLPPAREESLLGAPPESHAGAQPRPRGYVCAPPPPGALGPPVAAATSACVLPQWPP comes from the exons ATGTTGTTGGGACTGGCAGCCATGGAGCTGAAGGTGTGGGTGGATGGCATCCAGCGTGTGGTCTGTGGGGTCTCGGAGCAGACCACCTGCCAGGAAGTGGTCATCGCACTAGCCCAAGCAATAG gCCAGACTGGCCGCTTTGTGCTTGTGCAGCGGCTTCGGGAGAAGGAGCGGCAGCTGCTGCCACAAGAGTGTCCAGTGGGCGCCCAGGCCACCTGCGGACAGTTCGCCAGCGATGTCCAGTTTGTCCTGAGGCGCACAGGGCCCAGCCTAGCTGGGAGGCCCTCCTCAGACAGCTGTCCACCCCCAGAACGCTGCCTAATTCGTGCCAGCCTCCCTGTAAAGCCACGGGCTGCGCTGGGCTGTGAGCCCCGCAAAACACTGACCCCCGGGCCAGCCCCCAGCCTCTCACGCCCTGGGCCTGCGGCCTCTGTGACACCCACACCAGGCTGCTGCACAGACCTGCGGGGCCTGGAGCTCAGGGTGCAGAGGAATGCTGAGGAGCTGGGCCATGAGGCCTTCTGGGAGCAAGAGCTGCGCCGGGAGCAGGCCCGGGAGCGAGAGGGACAGGCACGCCTGCAGGCACTAAGTGCGGCCACTGCTGAGCATGCTGCCCGGCTGCAGGCCCTGGACGCTCAGGCCCGTGCCCTGGAGGCTGAGCTGCAGCTGGCAGCGGAGGCCCCTGGGCCCCCCTCACCTATGGCATCTGCCACTGAGCGCCTGCACCAGGACCTGGCTGTTCAGGAGCGGCAGAGTGCGGAGGTGCAGGGCAGCCTGGCTCTGGTGAGCAGAGCCCTGGAGGCAGCAGAGCGAGCCTTGCAG GCTCAGGCTCAGGAGCTGGAGGAGCTGAACCGAGAGCTCCGTCAGTGCAACCTGCAGCAGTTCATCCAGCAGACGGGGGCTGCGCTGCCACCGCCCCCACGGCCTGACAGGGGCCCTCCTGGCACTCAG GGCCCTCTGCCTCCAGCCAGAGAGGAGTCCCTCCTGGGCGCTCCCCCTGAGTCCCATGCTGGTGCCCAGCCTAGGCCCCGAGGGTATGTCTGTGCCCCACCTCCCCCTGGGGCACTGGGCCCTCCTGTGGCTGCAGCCACCTCAGCCTGTGTCCTCCCGCAGTGGCCCCCATGA
- the RASSF7 gene encoding ras association domain-containing protein 7 isoform X2: MLLGLAAMELKVWVDGIQRVVCGVSEQTTCQEVVIALAQAIGQTGRFVLVQRLREKERQLLPQECPVGAQATCGQFASDVQFVLRRTGPSLAGRPSSDSCPPPERCLIRASLPVKPRAALGCEPRKTLTPGPAPSLSRPGPAASVTPTPGCCTDLRGLELRVQRNAEELGHEAFWEQELRREQAREREGQARLQALSAATAEHAARLQALDAQARALEAELQLAAEAPGPPSPMASATERLHQDLAVQERQSAEVQGSLALVSRALEAAERALQAQAQELEELNRELRQCNLQQFIQQTGAALPPPPRPDRGPPGTQGPLPPAREESLLGAPPESHAGAQPRPRGGPHDAELLEVAAAPAPEWCPLAAQPQAL; the protein is encoded by the exons ATGTTGTTGGGACTGGCAGCCATGGAGCTGAAGGTGTGGGTGGATGGCATCCAGCGTGTGGTCTGTGGGGTCTCGGAGCAGACCACCTGCCAGGAAGTGGTCATCGCACTAGCCCAAGCAATAG gCCAGACTGGCCGCTTTGTGCTTGTGCAGCGGCTTCGGGAGAAGGAGCGGCAGCTGCTGCCACAAGAGTGTCCAGTGGGCGCCCAGGCCACCTGCGGACAGTTCGCCAGCGATGTCCAGTTTGTCCTGAGGCGCACAGGGCCCAGCCTAGCTGGGAGGCCCTCCTCAGACAGCTGTCCACCCCCAGAACGCTGCCTAATTCGTGCCAGCCTCCCTGTAAAGCCACGGGCTGCGCTGGGCTGTGAGCCCCGCAAAACACTGACCCCCGGGCCAGCCCCCAGCCTCTCACGCCCTGGGCCTGCGGCCTCTGTGACACCCACACCAGGCTGCTGCACAGACCTGCGGGGCCTGGAGCTCAGGGTGCAGAGGAATGCTGAGGAGCTGGGCCATGAGGCCTTCTGGGAGCAAGAGCTGCGCCGGGAGCAGGCCCGGGAGCGAGAGGGACAGGCACGCCTGCAGGCACTAAGTGCGGCCACTGCTGAGCATGCTGCCCGGCTGCAGGCCCTGGACGCTCAGGCCCGTGCCCTGGAGGCTGAGCTGCAGCTGGCAGCGGAGGCCCCTGGGCCCCCCTCACCTATGGCATCTGCCACTGAGCGCCTGCACCAGGACCTGGCTGTTCAGGAGCGGCAGAGTGCGGAGGTGCAGGGCAGCCTGGCTCTGGTGAGCAGAGCCCTGGAGGCAGCAGAGCGAGCCTTGCAG GCTCAGGCTCAGGAGCTGGAGGAGCTGAACCGAGAGCTCCGTCAGTGCAACCTGCAGCAGTTCATCCAGCAGACGGGGGCTGCGCTGCCACCGCCCCCACGGCCTGACAGGGGCCCTCCTGGCACTCAG GGCCCTCTGCCTCCAGCCAGAGAGGAGTCCCTCCTGGGCGCTCCCCCTGAGTCCCATGCTGGTGCCCAGCCTAGGCCCCGAGG TGGCCCCCATGACGCAGAACTCCTGGAGGTAGCAGCAGCTCCTGCCCCAGAGTGGTGTCCTctggcagcccagccccaggCTCTGTGA
- the RASSF7 gene encoding ras association domain-containing protein 7 isoform X3, protein MLLGLAAMELKVWVDGIQRVVCGVSEQTTCQEVVIALAQAIGQTGRFVLVQRLREKERQLLPQECPVGAQATCGQFASDVQFVLRRTGPSLAGRPSSDSCPPPERCLIRASLPVKPRAALGCEPRKTLTPGPAPSLSRPGPAASVTPTPGCCTDLRGLELRVQRNAEELGHEAFWEQELRREQAREREGQARLQALSAATAEHAARLQALDAQARALEAELQLAAEAPGPPSPMASATERLHQDLAVQERQSAEVQGSLALVSRALEAAERALQAQAQELEELNRELRQCNLQQFIQQTGAALPPPPRPDRGPPGTQWPP, encoded by the exons ATGTTGTTGGGACTGGCAGCCATGGAGCTGAAGGTGTGGGTGGATGGCATCCAGCGTGTGGTCTGTGGGGTCTCGGAGCAGACCACCTGCCAGGAAGTGGTCATCGCACTAGCCCAAGCAATAG gCCAGACTGGCCGCTTTGTGCTTGTGCAGCGGCTTCGGGAGAAGGAGCGGCAGCTGCTGCCACAAGAGTGTCCAGTGGGCGCCCAGGCCACCTGCGGACAGTTCGCCAGCGATGTCCAGTTTGTCCTGAGGCGCACAGGGCCCAGCCTAGCTGGGAGGCCCTCCTCAGACAGCTGTCCACCCCCAGAACGCTGCCTAATTCGTGCCAGCCTCCCTGTAAAGCCACGGGCTGCGCTGGGCTGTGAGCCCCGCAAAACACTGACCCCCGGGCCAGCCCCCAGCCTCTCACGCCCTGGGCCTGCGGCCTCTGTGACACCCACACCAGGCTGCTGCACAGACCTGCGGGGCCTGGAGCTCAGGGTGCAGAGGAATGCTGAGGAGCTGGGCCATGAGGCCTTCTGGGAGCAAGAGCTGCGCCGGGAGCAGGCCCGGGAGCGAGAGGGACAGGCACGCCTGCAGGCACTAAGTGCGGCCACTGCTGAGCATGCTGCCCGGCTGCAGGCCCTGGACGCTCAGGCCCGTGCCCTGGAGGCTGAGCTGCAGCTGGCAGCGGAGGCCCCTGGGCCCCCCTCACCTATGGCATCTGCCACTGAGCGCCTGCACCAGGACCTGGCTGTTCAGGAGCGGCAGAGTGCGGAGGTGCAGGGCAGCCTGGCTCTGGTGAGCAGAGCCCTGGAGGCAGCAGAGCGAGCCTTGCAG GCTCAGGCTCAGGAGCTGGAGGAGCTGAACCGAGAGCTCCGTCAGTGCAACCTGCAGCAGTTCATCCAGCAGACGGGGGCTGCGCTGCCACCGCCCCCACGGCCTGACAGGGGCCCTCCTGGCACTCAG TGGCCCCCATGA